Genomic segment of Malania oleifera isolate guangnan ecotype guangnan chromosome 7, ASM2987363v1, whole genome shotgun sequence:
caggaacttataagctcaagaccagaTTGACCTTAGAGATTCAGTTGACTAATGCTAGgatttttaggctaagttaagtagcttcaaatgaccttagaaagaccttaagtccATGAacaagcacataagatgtccccaaaatcaatTAACATATCAGGAGAATTAATTAAAGTGAAAATGAACATAAAGGGTGAAACTGTGAggtttcgagcgaccgaaccccgGGTATTCAAAACACCTCCGGCGACTGAACACTTGATAAGTCAAAATGTTGAACTTGGTTTCAGGCAACCAAACCATTTTGAACGCATCATCCACGAGCAACCGAACCTTGACTTTCACTTTTCCCACTAACTCGACAGCCTGAACTtatacgttcaaaatagcctcaggtgatcgaacacatgagtttgTAAACCAAACTATGGATAAGGCGACCGAATTGTGGACCTTTTGCAAATCGCCtcggttcagccaaccgaaccttgactcaggcacccgaaccttcaaaaataacttttttgactgagtctattcaggcgaccgaaccgtggatcagccacccgaaactctcaagttgttTTAATTGTTACCacggttaaacaaggttaatatttctaaatggttttaaaacaatattaagaATTACCTTAATGTCCCGaacggtcataatttgacccacttctatatataggggatcatttgtgaaaattagtaaaagattagtaagatcattagcaaaaaatcctctcaaatttaaaaagcctatttttccaatactacttcaaatactctcatacactcttTTCTTTGACCATCcaaagtattgtgagagttcctaTTGTGCTATCACTccatttcaaattgcttaatactctcattcatattggttgttgattgtttatttttgagagataagcaagagttttcccacggatttaacttgataaatctagtgttaggaaaactcattagcttgaggatcttagcattatTATTTGAAGATTCCTtaagcaataatttttgtgtgcaaagtatATCACAAGCtttatttcaaacaactcttatgcttattacattgaggaaaatatttttgagtttgtttgaatattcttattagcatctttgaaaccccaatctaatattgagatttgttatatcttgtttcaaagtagcttgtttgaacactcttatgcatatttgagattatacattactgagtgttgatagcacacatacacatcactaagcttataaatcctatattatttatgtgcattgattgattgtaattggtacatatctacttagtgtaagaagcattttacgtGTACATAAATTATAGTGTGAATTTGTTGTATTtcaagcgtgggcctgaagagggagactagccctgttgaatagtacCGGATTgccttagacctggttaggaaagttaggtgcatcatcttAAGaaagtgtaggttgaggtcagcctcgccgattgacctaattgtaaccggtgtcgctccacccgttaagtgagcattagtggaatcatcgggctcgcgagttagaggcggggacgtaggcagtattggcttaaccccgataacatatcgtgtgtgcactattttatatttccgcaatttatattcctgcacgtgtatattatagtgtgaatgctgcgcatgatttaatttccgcataccatttatctgcgcatttgggtttatgtgtatatagatagaCCCTATGTTGAGTATTACTActtgtgaaattgaaatcaacctagaaagttttaaaaatccaattcacccccctcttgggaatacaccaaagctaacaactcatgcctgaggtgtttggaaacccaaaccctgaaatcacaacaccctagtttaatcaacccAAACACCAATATATTTCCATTTTATACAAAATCTGAGTTCAGAAAAGCCTGATAactataaaaaccctaaaataacctacttaccctaattttgggatggtgcctgaactTCTCAAACTCACATTCTActtcggctaagttgtagagaatctccccaggatcattgtGGTAACCTCTGATCATCGAACCAGTGAAAACAAGGCcagaatcttaaagagaaggtgGGAGAACcgaaaatgtagagagagagagagagagagagagagagagagagagagagagagagagagaaccagaGCCGAAATCTCGCCAAAAATCTGATTTCCCTGTATTTATAGGTACgtggtttcgttgacgagacacgtggactcgttaACGAactgaagaagggagttcgtcgatgaaggtgatgAGCTCATCGACAAAGCAAAGGGTCTGAATTTCCCTCTCTTagtatctctttgtcgacgagacactggGAATCGTCCACGACCATacaagggagttcgtcgatgaatcctgctttatccctttttaatttcctttctctctattatttaattattattatttctcagGTCTCTACAGAACCCTTAAGACTTATTTGCTGAACAAAATCATACACTGTTTAAAAATACAACAACATGTGAAATGCCACACactttatggtgtttatgtttagttaattgaattcttaagtcaaagtgttttgagtgtatgtgcttgtgtgaatTTTGAATCATAGGACTAGGTCGATAAATCCTATCCTACATCATTTTTACACCTCATTTTAGTAAAGAAAATTATGGTTGATAATGTAGAATTCCATCAAAAAAGTGAGAGAAAGTATACGGTAGAAAAGGGAGAAGCTGGAAGAGAAAATCTAGATTTATTTTATAGTGTGCAGTTTTGATCAACCGACGATTGGAGGGTCATCTATAGTATGAGTAAGCTAATTTTATGTTAGTCGATAGAGAACTCATAAAAGCTAATTTTGAATGGTCAGATTGATTGTCCAAGTATTGTAGTATCAGATATCGACTTTTGAACAGTAATCACATTAAGAAAATCTGGGTTTTGCAATAGCAATTTTGATCAACCAAGGATTAGAGGGTCATCTGTGGTCCAATCGACatgatttattttcaacaataaaactactcttaaattttgatttcattctTCAAATTAAATATTGCATATATgagctttattttttattttttgaaataatggtGTTCGAGTCTTTTAAGATACCTGCTTAATTTATTGGGATAATGGGTCTATCCTTTCTACTTTTTTCACTTAAATactaatatattaattaaaaaaaatattttaagcaaaatgaaataaaaaataaaaatattttcaacaataaACTactcttaaatttttatttcattcttcaaattaaatattatatatatgagctttttttttttttttttggaataatgTTGTTTGAATCTCTTAAGATACTGATTAATTTATTGGGATAATGAGTCTATACTCGTACCATTTTTCGCTTAAATACTAAGATACAATCTCATTTTCTTATTGTTAGACAAACAtgaacattaataataataataataataataatcttgaAGGACGATAATAGATTTCAATGCTTTTGATATAAAGCCATCACTAATCATCTCGCCCAAAAAATATGAGAAACTACAAACATTATTTATGGAATATATAAATATgttatataaaaaagaaaaagaaaatcatccTGCATTTTTCTACGCGAAAATCATCGATGCGACACATATACACGCATGAACAATGAATGGCCGCAATCTTCTGGACAAAAATACTCGTCGTCTCTCACCGGGACCACGAATTCCGTCCATGCGACGGCGACGAAGAAGGCGACGACGCACACGCCGGATCGTCCATTCCGAAAAATAGATCCGACAAGTAATTCTCCAGTTCGTCAGGGGTATACCGGACCACGCACTCCAAATCCCTCTTGGTTCCCAGCGTAATCCTGTGTGTGTCGTAGAACGCCCGATATGCCGGGACAATTTTTCTCGCGATAGAGTCCTTTATCTCGTCTCGGAGTTTGGAATCCGGTACAACGCACAACGATTGTTTCCGATACGCATGCTCGAACTCGCAGTTGAATTTCTTGAAGCAGGCTTTGGCTCGATCGGGCGAGAGTGCCGCCGTTGCTTCCTCCGGCAACGAGGAAAAAACTTGGCTCCATCCTGACCGTTCGTAGTTGGTGGTAAATTGCTGGATTCTGGCTTCCTGCTTTGCCGTCCACTTGTCGCTGAGGAGGTACCGGAGATTCGACGTGCGGACAACGAAGACGACGTGCTGGAGATTATTCGCCAAGAAGAGATACGATAAGGAGACGTCTTTGTAGTGCTTCGCTTTGCCGTCGAGCTTGCAGAGGAGCGCGAGAACGAGCCAAGCCAATCGGAGGGAGATCACTGGTGCCGGCGCGTCGTCCGAGTCTGAAGACTCGGAGTAAGTGTTTGGTAGTTGAGACTTCGCCGGAGGCGACCAGTCGGCGACTATGTCAGTGATGACGCTGCTGTAGTCGGCTAGAAGAGAGAGGTAATTCATCGCGTTGACAGTCAGAGGATGTACTCCACCGTTGGCGACAAGTGTTTTCGAGGAATCTTTGTTAATAGCAGACTCGAAATCGGAAAGCATTGTGCGCACTGCTTCGCCGAGTCTCTGGAGCGACTTGAGCGCCTGCGATTGGATCGCTGAGGTTGATTCGAAAGAAAAGATCGACTCTATCTCCGTCCAGTGTTCGGCAATCGCAGCGTAGAGGTCAAGCATCCGAAACACTCTTTCCGGCGATTTCTTGCTTTTGGTGACGATTTCGGGGAATCTGAACAGAGTCATGGCTCCTTCCTTGGAAATTTCAGTAAAGCAGGACTCCCTGATGTAGTCGGAGGCCGCGAAGATATGATCACAGAGGATTCTCTCTCCAGTGAACAGAGTCTTCACGGCGATCTTCATGGCATCCAACCAGCTCTTGAGCCTCAGCTCCAACACCTCCCAATCCATCTTGTGAACTTGCGACGAAGTCAATTTCTCAACGCCGAGACGATAAATACCTTCATCGACGATGGACTTCCGAATAGTCTTGTAAATGTGAACGCACTCTTTTCCGTACCCAGCCGCCATCATACACTCCGCGATTGACCTCAGGTCCGCCATGGCATTGGCAGAGACCTGCTCCACCTCCGAGATGGAATCTCCTGCGGCGCGAATCTCGTCCTCCGTCCCGACGTCCTCATCGCAATCTGACGTGCTTGATTGCGTGGACACGCGCGAGGATCGTGCCGACACGGATTCAGGGTCCAGATGGGCCCGGTTCATGGACAGAATCTGGTAAAACTCCTTCTGCAGTCGCTTCATCGCTACTTGCATCAATCCCTGGGCGCGAACGAGTCGATCAGAGGAGGTGTTGTCGGAGGCCACCAGATGCATCGCTTTCTGCAAGTCAGTGACGCATTTGAGGAATTCCTTGGCTTCGCGGCGGTTTTCATGGAAGAGCGAAGTGACCTTCATGTAGGTGGAGGTGTCAGGGTTCCACTTGGTTACCATGGCCTGAGCGGCCTCAATGATTTGATCGATTACGGAGAAAGCGCGGCGCGGGGTGGAGGGAAAGGACGACAACGACCAGGAGGCCGTCCCCAACGCTGCGGCCGCCGTCGTTGGGGACGATTTGGCGGAGAAGAAGAGGCTCCTCATGCCTTTTCTGGGCATCGGCGCCGGCAGCGTCGGAGGAATAATGGGATAAAAGAAGCAGAGATGACAAGCAAGAAATAGAACAGAGGTGGGCTGGGTTGCCTTGTGTGGGTTATTTATATACGGCGGAGCCGCGGAGGAGGCAGAAAAAAAGCAGTTTGAACTGTGGGGAAGTTGGACTTTTGAGGCCGTTGGAGAGAGCCACGTCAGCTGATGCTCTTCTGACACGTGTCAATTCTCAATTTTTATGTCCACAGAAATTCTATTGCTGCTGGCACTGGCAGGAGCCGCAGgccctgttttgttttgtttttgtttttggcttTTATTTTTACCTTTTACCTGCATCTCTT
This window contains:
- the LOC131159654 gene encoding exocyst complex component EXO70H1-like yields the protein MPRKGMRSLFFSAKSSPTTAAAALGTASWSLSSFPSTPRRAFSVIDQIIEAAQAMVTKWNPDTSTYMKVTSLFHENRREAKEFLKCVTDLQKAMHLVASDNTSSDRLVRAQGLMQVAMKRLQKEFYQILSMNRAHLDPESVSARSSRVSTQSSTSDCDEDVGTEDEIRAAGDSISEVEQVSANAMADLRSIAECMMAAGYGKECVHIYKTIRKSIVDEGIYRLGVEKLTSSQVHKMDWEVLELRLKSWLDAMKIAVKTLFTGERILCDHIFAASDYIRESCFTEISKEGAMTLFRFPEIVTKSKKSPERVFRMLDLYAAIAEHWTEIESIFSFESTSAIQSQALKSLQRLGEAVRTMLSDFESAINKDSSKTLVANGGVHPLTVNAMNYLSLLADYSSVITDIVADWSPPAKSQLPNTYSESSDSDDAPAPVISLRLAWLVLALLCKLDGKAKHYKDVSLSYLFLANNLQHVVFVVRTSNLRYLLSDKWTAKQEARIQQFTTNYERSGWSQVFSSLPEEATAALSPDRAKACFKKFNCEFEHAYRKQSLCVVPDSKLRDEIKDSIARKIVPAYRAFYDTHRITLGTKRDLECVVRYTPDELENYLSDLFFGMDDPACASSPSSSPSHGRNSWSR